The following is a genomic window from Sutcliffiella horikoshii.
ACTTACAAAAGGGATTCATTTAGTATTTGATCAAAAGAAATTCCCGTTAAAACAGGCTATCTATTTTGATACACAAGACAAAAGAATGATTTTTGCCATTCCGAGAGACGGCAAAACGTATGTTGGAACAACGGATACTGTTTATAAGGAAGACATGGCCCATCCAAGAATGACTAAAAAGGATAAGACCTATGTACTTGAAGCTATTTCCTATATGTTCCCTTCCTTAAAGTTGCAGGAATCTGACATTGAATCCAGTTGGACTGGACTGCGGCCGTTAATCCATGAAGAAGGAAAATCCGCCTCTGAAATTTCCAGAAAAGACGAAGTGTGGATCTCAGACTCTGGGTTGATTACCATTGCAGGAGGAAAGCTGACGGGCTATCGTAAAATGGCAGAAATGGTTGTTGATTTAATTAATAAGCAGTATGTAAAAGAAACCGGTAAAAATTACGGAGGATCCAAAACAAAGCATATGCCGATTTCAGGTGGAGATGTCGGAGGTTCTAATAACTACGCTTCCTATATGAAAGCGAAAGTAAAAGAAGGTATGAAGCTAGGGTTCACAGAAGAAGAAGCAACAAAGCTTTCTTCAATGTATGGTTCAAATGTGGATAAACTTTATGACATTGCCAAAACAGATGCAGATCAAGCCAAAAGAGCCGGGTTGCCAATAGATGTTTTTGTTAGGGTGTTGTATGCAATTAGAGAAGAAATGACGGCAACTCCTGCTGACTTTTTCATTCGCAGAACGGGAGCATTATTTTTCGACATTGCCTGGGTAGAAAAGTGGAAAACAAAAGTATTGGACCTAATGGCCAAGGAATTAGTTTGGAGCAGAGAGCAAAAAGAGCAAAACCGAATCATTTTAGAGCGCCATTTACATGATGCAGTAAGAGCGGTGGACGAAGAACAGGGTTTTGATCAAAAGGTTTCGAATAAAATTAGTTAAGTTTATCTTTAACAAGGAATTGCATAAGGCAATTCCTTTTCTTTTTTAGTATAATAATGAGTGAAAACGTTCACGAACGCGTAATTTGTCATAATTCGACGTATTTTTTTTGCAGGAAGCATTAGTATGGAAGTAGAAGTCTTACTATATCCTGATAAACGCAAGGAGGAAAAGACAGATGAAATGGATGGAAAAATTCGATCTTTGGGAATCTCACACTAATCTTGATGAAGAAATGGTTAAGCTGATTCAAGAAATGAAGCACGATGACAAGGTGAAAGAAGAAAGCTTTTATAAAGAATTGGAATTTGGTACAGGTGGAATGCGCGGGGAGATCGGTGCAGGTACAAACCGAATGAATATATATACTGTTCGAAAAGCTTCTGAAGGATTGGCACGATACATAGAATCTTTCGGTGAGGAAGCGAAAAAAGGCGGAGTGGCAATCGCTTATGATTGCCGTCATAAATCTCCGGAGTTTGCAATGGAAGCAGCCAAGACATTGGCAAGCCATGGCATTCAAACTTATGTATTTGAAAGCCTGCGTCCGACGCCGGTACTTTCTTTTGCTGTTCGTTACTTAGGAGCATTCTCCGGTATCGTTGTTACGGCGAGCCATAATCCTCCAGAATATAACGGATACAAAGTGTATGGTCCAGACGGAGGGCAATTGCCATTGTATGAAGCGGATCAGGTCATCTCCAAAGTGAATGAAGTGGAAAATGAGCTTGATTTACAGGTTGCTTCAGAAGAAGAGCTGAAGAATAAAGGCTTGATCAAAATCATTGGCGAAGAATTGGACAAGGAATACTTGAAGCAGCTTACTACCATCAGTGTGCACCCTGAGTTAGGTGAAGAGATGGGCGAGGATGTAAAGGTGGTATTTACTCCTTTACACGGAACAGCCAACCTGCCAGTACGTGAAGGTCTTGCAGCACTTGGGTACAAAAATGTGAAAGTGGTGGCTGAACAAGAACAGCCAGATCCAAACTTCTCTACTGTATCCTCTCCAAACCCGGAGGAGCATGCAGCATTTGAATTGGCAATCCGTGATGGCAAGGAAATCGGTGCCGATATTTTAATCGCAACTGATCCGGATGCAGACCGTCTTGGAGTAGCAGTAAAAAACGCAGACGGCGAGTATGTGGTGTTGACCGGTAACCAGACAGGTGCCCTTTTCTTACACTACTTATTGTCTGAAAAGAAAGCAACAGGTACGCTTCCTTCAAACGGTGTGATGTTGAAAACGATTGTAACATCTGAATTCGGCCGCGTGATCGCAGACAGTTACGGTGTTGCAACTGTAGATACGTTAACAGGGTTTAAGTTCATCGGTGAGAAAATCAAGCAGTATGAAGAGGGTGGGGAATATACTTTCTTATTCGGATACGAAGAGAGTTATGGTTCCTTGATCGCAGATTTTGCCCGTGACAAAGATGCGGTTCAAGCATGCATCATGGCAGTAGAAATCTGCGCATTCTACAAGAGACTTGGCAAGACGATGTATGAAGGGTTAATGGAGTTGTATGAAGAGTACGGCTATTATTTAGAAGGCATGAAGTCCCTAACGTTAAAAGGAAAAGAAGGAGCGGAACAGATTGCTAACCTTCTGACAGCGTTCCGCAACACGCCGCCAGCGGAAGTAGCAGGATATGCGGTTACAGCAATAGAGGATTACTCTACACAAGAAAGATTGGTTGTGGAAACAAAAGCTGTGGAAAAAATGGAACTTCCAAAATCTAATGTGCTGAAGTATTTCCTTGAAGACGGCACATGGGTATGTGTAAGACCTTCCGGAACAGAGCCGAAGATAAAGTTCTACTTCGGAACGCAGTCTGAGACAATGGAAGACAGTCAAGAGAAATTAGAAACTATCTCGACTTCACTCATGGAGAAAGTGGATCAGTTTTTAAATAGCATGAACTCTTTAGGTAAAGCTTAATTTAATAAAATTGATTGCTGTTTCAAGTAGAGTATTTCTGCTTGAGGCGGTTTTTTGTTGTTCATCTACGACCAAAGTCGCAGAAAAACTCCGGTCTTTTTCCGAAAGCCAAAAGGGATTCCCACTGTTACAATAGAAAGATAATAGGTGATATGTAAGCTAGACGAAACAAGGGGGACATTTATTGTGGTCCAGGAAAATCAAAGAATTCAAGAACTGCGCGCGCTGAAAATCATTGCGGAATCGCTTAATCAAGCGAATGATTTACCGACAATGCTAGAAAGCGTGTTAAAAGAACTACTTCAAGTGACAGGCCTTCAAACAGGCTGGATCTATATTATAGATGAAAAAGGAAACTACGAATTAGCTGCAGAACACCAATTGCCAGAAGCACTAAAAAGCAACAATAAAAAACCTATGTGCGAGGGAGGCTGCTGGTGCCTT
Proteins encoded in this region:
- a CDS encoding glycerol-3-phosphate dehydrogenase/oxidase; the protein is MNKLNFASFNRSLILEKMTEETYDVLVIGGGITGSGIALDAATRGLKTAVVEMQDFAAGTSSRSTKLVHGGLRYLKQLEVKMVAEVGKERAVVYENGPHVTTPEWMLLPIQQGGTFGKFSTSLGLRVYDFLANVKRSERRKMLNAQETLIREPLLNSKGLKGGGVYVEYRTDDARLTIEVMKEAVKRGAEAVNYAKVEELLYEDGKVVGAKVVDQLSNKVYTIRAKKIVNAAGPWVDTLREMDGSKKGKHLQLTKGIHLVFDQKKFPLKQAIYFDTQDKRMIFAIPRDGKTYVGTTDTVYKEDMAHPRMTKKDKTYVLEAISYMFPSLKLQESDIESSWTGLRPLIHEEGKSASEISRKDEVWISDSGLITIAGGKLTGYRKMAEMVVDLINKQYVKETGKNYGGSKTKHMPISGGDVGGSNNYASYMKAKVKEGMKLGFTEEEATKLSSMYGSNVDKLYDIAKTDADQAKRAGLPIDVFVRVLYAIREEMTATPADFFIRRTGALFFDIAWVEKWKTKVLDLMAKELVWSREQKEQNRIILERHLHDAVRAVDEEQGFDQKVSNKIS
- a CDS encoding phospho-sugar mutase, whose translation is MKWMEKFDLWESHTNLDEEMVKLIQEMKHDDKVKEESFYKELEFGTGGMRGEIGAGTNRMNIYTVRKASEGLARYIESFGEEAKKGGVAIAYDCRHKSPEFAMEAAKTLASHGIQTYVFESLRPTPVLSFAVRYLGAFSGIVVTASHNPPEYNGYKVYGPDGGQLPLYEADQVISKVNEVENELDLQVASEEELKNKGLIKIIGEELDKEYLKQLTTISVHPELGEEMGEDVKVVFTPLHGTANLPVREGLAALGYKNVKVVAEQEQPDPNFSTVSSPNPEEHAAFELAIRDGKEIGADILIATDPDADRLGVAVKNADGEYVVLTGNQTGALFLHYLLSEKKATGTLPSNGVMLKTIVTSEFGRVIADSYGVATVDTLTGFKFIGEKIKQYEEGGEYTFLFGYEESYGSLIADFARDKDAVQACIMAVEICAFYKRLGKTMYEGLMELYEEYGYYLEGMKSLTLKGKEGAEQIANLLTAFRNTPPAEVAGYAVTAIEDYSTQERLVVETKAVEKMELPKSNVLKYFLEDGTWVCVRPSGTEPKIKFYFGTQSETMEDSQEKLETISTSLMEKVDQFLNSMNSLGKA